One window of Medicago truncatula cultivar Jemalong A17 chromosome 2, MtrunA17r5.0-ANR, whole genome shotgun sequence genomic DNA carries:
- the LOC25488392 gene encoding stomatal closure-related actin-binding protein 3 isoform X2, with product MKASEYAKRLVNQEKSFACAEVESTRAVVLRIGEALEEQEKDTQASKPQVKTTMIMTEKIMAKAFDKGHVTPGDNSWVICLCFDDNRYLRSWFYWDF from the exons ATGAAG GCTTCTGAATATGCTAAAAGGTTGGTTAATCAAGAGAAGTCTTTTGCTTGTGCTGAAGTCGAGAGTACTAGAGCAGTGGTGCTGAGAATTGGGGAGGCACTTGAAGAACAAGAAAAAGATACACAAGCTTCTAAACCACAG GTGAAGACAACCATGATTATGACTGAGAAGATAATGGCTAAAGCTTTTGACAAGGGGCACGTTACACCTGGGGATAATAGTTGGGTCATATGTTTATGTTTCGATGACAACCGATATTTGAGGTCCTGGTTCTATTGGGATTTTTAA
- the LOC25488392 gene encoding uncharacterized protein isoform X1, whose translation MHILVFLLETKCRWYVYVARTFHFFTQWMIFTSEYINSFAILLPSGSVLSSMSVGLNMAEALVHAPSRSQSIPQVSVKTQRLEELAIKQSRQLIPVTPSIPKALCYQISAATTLRQIVVPDFSVMVNGGRYPAISAIIMSYRTVIAPYNEEPRTVHLKEDYVLVVHW comes from the exons ATGCATATCTTGGTGTTTTTACTTGAAACGAAGTGTCGGTGGTATGTCTATGTTGCGCGCACTTTCCATTTTTTCACTCAATGGATGATCTTTACTTCAGAATACATCAACTCCTTTGCAATA TTACTTCCCTCTGGGTCTGTACTTTCAAGCATGTCAGTTGGTCTTAACATGGCTGAAGCTTTGGTGCATGCTCCATCTCGATCTCAGTCAATTCCTCAG GTTTCGGTAAAAACCCAGAGGCTTGAAGAACTTGCTATTAAGCAGTCAAGACAGTTGATTCCAGTGACACCATCAATACCTAAGGCTTTG TGTTATCAAATATCAGCCGCAACGACACTAAGGCAGATTGTGGTGCCAGATTTTTCTGTTATGGTAAATGGCGGCCGATATCCTGCCATTTCCGCTATAATTATGTCATACAGAACTGTAATTGCGCCATATAATGAG GAACCGAGGACCGTACATTTGAAAGAAGACTACGTCTTGGTGGTCCATTGGTGA